The DNA sequence AAAATTTGTCATTGTACACGGCTTAATCAAAAAAGACTGGTATTAAATATAACACCATGAAGATTACAATTTCACCTATCAATTTATTCAGGATATATCCCTTTACCTTTTAAAAAATCTCAAAAAAAGATAGGATAAAGTATTCATCATATAACCACATACCGGTAAAAATTTAAAAGTAAATATACCCTTATAAAAACACTTACACTCCACAATAATGAAAAGATATCTCCCCCTATACATCAACATACTGAGTATGTTTATTTTCCTTGCAAGTATGATTGTATTTAGTGTTGTTTCATACGGATATATAAGAAACTCAGACATTGCCCTCTTATCTGCAAAACAACTGATACGGCAGACAGGTTCATCAATCGGAGAAAAAACGCAACGTATATTTGATACTGCTTTTATGACAGCCAATACCTATGTTTCGTTCCCCGAAATTGGGGAGAAAGCATCACTTCACTCACACCCGATGAGCAATGTTTTTTTTAAATTTTTACAAGAAAATCCTGATTTTACTTCTGTCTACATGGGTTTCTCTGACGGTGACTTTTTTCTTATCTCATCTCTACGGGGGCGGGAAGCTATGAAAAAACAAAAACATATTCCTGATTATGCGCTCTGGTATACTCAGACAATAGGTCACCTTCCTGACGGGACCAGATATGAACTGACCAAATACCTTGATAAAGGGCTTTGTATTATAGGATCTCAATCCAGTATAAATGTAAAATATGACCCGAGAAATAGATCTTGGTTTAAAAATGCAGAAACTACAGATGTAGCAGTTTTAAGTGATGTATACGTCTTTGCACTCGCGGAAGAGCCGGGACTGACAGTATCAAAGCGCTTTGACAGTGAAGTGTCAGGAGTGCTTGGAGTAGATTTATCCTTGGCAAATATATCAAACTTCATGAAGAAAGAACAAGTCGGCAAGGAATGTGAAATAATAATTTTTGAAAATTCTGGAGAATTATACGGCTATCAAGATCTTGAGAAGCTTACTTCCAGTATATACTGGAATAGTGACAAAACAATAAAAACAGTTACTGTATCAGGCCTTAAAAAGAATGTTCTCAACTCACTGGTAAGAAGTACAAAAGAAAATAATATAAATGATTTTCAAACTCAGCATCTTGTAGTAGACGATGTTTCCTATATATCTCTGATCGACCCCCTTCCTACAGAATACGGTAAAAAGCTGTTTCTTGCCATCGCCGTTCCTGAAAGATTCTTTACTGGCCCTATTGCAATAATAGGAAAACAAACTCTTCTTGTTTCCCTTGGTATATTAATTATATTTCTCCCTATTATCTTTATTGCAGCCAAAAGACTTAGTCTTCCCCTAAAAATATTAACTGAAGAAGTTAAGAAAATTCAAGACTTTAAGCTTGAGACACCGATAATGATCAAATCAAATATAATTGAAATACGAGATCTTTCCAATGCAACAGAAACAATGCGGGAGACCCTCAATGCATTCGGAAGTTATATCCCCAGACCGCTGGTTGAATCTATGATAGTAAACAAAATCACTCCTAAACTTGGGGGAAGAAGGCAACGACTTACCATCATGTTCACCGACATACAGGATTTTACATCCATCTCTGAAAATATGTCTCCGGAAAAACTTATGCGGAGCATCACCAGCTACCTGAAAACAATGGGGCAAGCTGTTTTAAATAACGATGGAACAATTGATAAGTATATAGGTGACTCCATCATGGCCTTCTGGAATGCTCCGGTAGCAAATACTTTACACGCTCAATTGAGCTGCCTGGCAGCATTACAATGCCGTGACCTACTGAAAAAATTTAATTCTGAATGCAAAAACAATAATGAACCTGTGTTATTAACAAGATTTGGGATTCATACAGGGGATGCAATTGTCGGAAATATTGGGTCATCTGACAGAATGGATTATACAGCCATCGGAGCATCCGTAAATATTGCCTCCCGTTTGGAAGGCCTGAATAAATTCTTCGGGACTGAAATTCTGGTAAGTGAAACCACCATGAAAGAAACAGGAGATATCTTCCAATTTCGTTTTGCGGGGAAGGTCGTTCCTAAAGGGACATCTGTAGCGCTCGGAGTATATGAACTACTTGGTACGCGGTGCGATTCTTCAAAAGAGTTTGAACCATACGCAGTTGCTCCTTTAGTGGTAACACAAGTGAATGAATGGGAATTTGCCTTTGCAGCATTACTACGTGGCGAGTTTTATAAATCAGCCTCAGCCCTGTCCTCATACATTGAAAAGTATGGTCCGGATTCACTGGTTAACTACTACCTGACTCTAGCACAAAAATATGTATCCAATCCGCCAGATGAGTCCTGGTTGGGGGAGATAGTTTTCGATGCAAAATAAAAAAAGATTCTTTAGAACATTTTATGCAATACGAATGGTTACAATATGTATTTTACTTACATGCAGTCTTGCCAAGACCTCATATGCCTCAACATCAATCGTTTTCTGGACAACAGAAATTGAACCATCAAGACAGGCTGTTATCAAATATCTGGCCCAGGCTTTCATGATCTTTAATCCAGATATTAGTATCAGCATCAGAGGAGTTGAAGAAAACAATATCGCAAAGGTCTTGAAGCAGGCTATAAAGTCACACGAAAGCCCTGATGTAATCAGCTGTGCATCTGACCTGATCATATCTTTTTGCTATAATGGATGGATGAATTGTCCCGGAACAAAACTTGTTATTAATAATATAGGTAAAAATATTTTTTTTCCCGGAGCTTTAAACAAGCTTCAACTTTCTAACAAAGAGTACTGTGGCATTCCTTTCAATGGCTGGGTGCAAGGAATTTGGTACCGCAGAGACTGGTTTAAAAAAAATGGTTTAGACCCCCCAGATAGCTGGGAAAATATTTTAAAGGCAGCAAAGACACTACATAAGCCGGAAATAGGACAATACGGAATACTAATCGGCACCCGAAGTGATGCATATGCAGAACAAATTTTTACCCACCTTGCACTTTCAGCTGGAGTGAAAGAATTTTCTAAAAATGGAGAAGTGACCTTTGACTCACCGGAAACAGTCAAAACTTTAAAATTTTACAAAGAATTATCAAGTTACTCACCCCCAGGGCCACAATGGTGGAGAGGAAGGGATTATTATCTTCAGGGCAAACTTGCCATGATGTTCTACTCTACTTTCATCATGGATGACCTTGCAATTCCTTCAATCGCAGCCAACTCACTTACGGGAGATAATTTCAATGAATTGACCGGAGCAGAATATGATTACAGTTTACTAAAAAATACAGGGATGATCTCAAGCATAAAAGGGACACGTAAAGCCGGATTCGGAGTTGTTCATGCCTTGGGACTCCTAAAAAGCGGTAATAGAAATAAAGAAGCGGCAGCGGCAAGATTCGTGAATTTCCTTTTCAGAAAGGATGCATACATAACATGGCTGCACATGGTCCCAGGAGGAATGCTGCCTGTATTGAAAGGTATTACAGAAGATGATGCATTTTACAGAGATGCTCAGGGTGTTTTCCATAAATATTCGCGGCAGCGGGCTAAAGCAATAGTTTCCGGTTTTGACTCGCTGAAAAGCTTCAGTTTTACTGATGGAGTGCTTATTCCCAAGGCTGCCCACTCATCAGCAGAATGCATAATAATGAATATGGTCGACGAAGCCTTGAATAAAAATATACCAATTAAGCAAGCCGTATCAAATGCTGCTCTAAAAATGAAAAAGATATCTGCCGCACGGTAACCACTTTGCAATAAGAAAAGCCCGGATGAAGCCGGGCTTAAAAAGATGTATCATAAATAAAAATCTATACGTCCTGCATTACCCAGATCACCCGTCCTACGACATATTTTTCCTGATCTTCAACAGCAATATACTGCTCAGGATGTTTATCGTCTTCAGGGCGCAGAATAAAACGTGAATTTTCAGGATCAAAGAAAACTCTACGAATAACTACACCCTGATGAGGAACATGTACTGCGTAAATATCTCCAGCCATGAGTCTTCTTTGCGTATCATCAATTCCAGCAAAAGCATCTCTCCTGATAGCAGGCTCCATGGAAGAACCTTCAACCTTAAGTACGATCAGAGATGTTCTGTAAAAAGTTTCCGGTATATTCAGTTCAGAAATCTGCTGTGGCTTCCATGTATCAGCACTGACATCTTCTCCGGCCATTGAAGAAACCGGTACAATCCTGCCTCTGGACTGGATTTGACCATACTGCGCGGTTGTCTCGCTTAAAATAGTATCAGCAGCTATTTTTCCTTTATCCGGTTTAAGATAAACAGGCTCAATCCCGTCAGACAACCACTCAGGATTTAGGCCGTGAGTTCTGTAAAGTTTGACATACCATTCAGCGGGAATAGAGCTCCGCCTTTTTGCATCAGAGATGCTGGACTGACGTATATTGAGAATTTCGGCAAGCTGAACTTGAGTCCTGGTGCCGGTAGCCTTTTTAATTCTTTCCAAGCTTTCATCAAACCATTTTGACACGCCCTAACCTCCTGAGAAAATTCTGTGCAAATAAATCAAGATAAAGTAATTATGCTAAAAATTAGCTGAGAGAAAATGCACCCATCATTTCCCGTTGAACAACTCTTGAATAGAAATACCCTGTAGCGCTTTTAGCATGAAATCCTATAGCAGCAAAGGACTTATACAATGCATCTTAATACAGTAGAAAACACCTGTATTGCAACTTATGTAAATTATTTTACCAACAAGGCCTAATCACATAACCATATAATGCATATACACTATATTAAATACATACTACACGTATTATTTATAACAATATTACAAATAGCAATATAGCTTAATAAATATAAAGTTCAAAATTAATAACCTTGCTTCAACACTCAACAGCGAAAAAACGAACATGACTTAAACAGTGCCCTATGTAAGCTTTTCTTACCAACGAAAGCAAGAACACATATAGTATACAAAGATTCCACTCATCTTCGATAACTGCCAATTATAAACTATAAAATTAATGATCACCAAAAGGAAGAATGAAGTAAAAATTGTTGCCTCCATCATGAGGCTCATAACCGACTTCACCACCATGCAACTCTACAACCTGACGGACAAAGAAGAGTCCATGACCTGAGCCATACTCATTGCCCACATTTGCACTTCGAAATCCGGCCTGAAATAGTTTTTCTCGATCACATTCAGGCAGGTGGGTACCGGTAGTAAAGACATTAAGTTTAAGGCCATCCCAACCATTTTTAAAATAATCAGGGATTATATCCCACCCATAAGCTGTAAATTTATCTTCCCTGCCGTCCCCTATTGTCGCTTTCCGAGTATACTTGACCGCATTGGAAAAGAGGTTGGCATAAACCTGAGAAATAAGGCCGATATCAGCAATAATCCGAACTTCTTGATCTGGAACTCCGCCCATACTGACATCAAGCCTTATCCCGCGATCTTCAAAACGTGAACGATAGCGCTCTAATTGAGGCTCAATAATCTGCTTCAAAAGATTACACGGCCGCTTTTCAACTATATATCGTCCTTCCTCAAAATGTTGGCGCCGTAGCAATGTTTCCAGAAAAAGGCTGGTTTGCTCGTAATGGCTGTGTATTTCATTAAACTGAGAAACGAGCCCTAAATACATTAGTTCAAGACTAGAACGAATCTGCTCCGGAGTCATTTTATCTATCTCCAGTTCAAGCAATCGTATATTTTCAATTCTATCCCGCAACCTGTTATAAAATAACTTAAAATACATATTTGGAACTATAACATTATGCCCGACATCTTTAACCAGATTTCGAACAAAACCAAGATGCTCCTGTCCTTTGCGACGCATCAGCTTACTGTGCAGTTGAAACCCTACTCGATTGACATATTTTTCAAAAAATAAAGACTGATGAGGATAAAGATTTTTAATCTCATACAATTCAAAACAACCGATAACCTCTCCGGCGGGTTTGAATGGAAGCTGATCAACCAACTCAATATTACCGCGAATGGGAACAAAAAGATGTCCCGATTTATACGTTTTTTCCAAAGGTATTGAAGTGCATACAGGCCCTTTTGTTTCAGTACGCCCCACAGGAACAAACTCGTCCGGACCTATAGCAAGATAAAGTCTGCATTCATAATCAAATAAAAATTTTGGAACAGCAGTACAGACAGCAAAAAAATCTTCAAGTGTGTCAAATTCTTGAGCTAGATCAAAAAAAATCATTAAAGCTCGCTTCTCTGTAGCTGAAAAGCTGTAATCCTTATAGTCATCCAATTTTTCATGGATACGCCTCTTAATGGACAGCAATCTTTCCGGACTGATATCGGCCGACAGATGTACTCCTTCCCCAAGCATATCAGCAAGTTTATCAGAATATACGTCTGCGCTCTTTTTTATGTTTTCCATGATGTTTCCTTGAATATTCTACAAGAGTTACTGATTACACCATACGGACCGTAGCAAAAAGGAGCAAGCTGAAAGCATATTTTTTCACCCCGGACAATGTTTACTGCGCACTAATTTTATGAGAGAGTCCGCCATCATCTCTACCACGGAAGAAACATGCCCGAAATTATACTTATCCAAATATCCGGCGAGGACAAAGCCGGCCTGACTTCTGCTCTTACAGAAGTACTGGCTGGCTATGGTATTGATATCCTTGATATCGGCCAAAGTGTCATACACAATCAGCTTATCCTGGGTATACTCATACATATCCCACAGGAATCCGAATCAGCACC is a window from the Maridesulfovibrio zosterae DSM 11974 genome containing:
- a CDS encoding adenylate/guanylate cyclase domain-containing protein, coding for MFIFLASMIVFSVVSYGYIRNSDIALLSAKQLIRQTGSSIGEKTQRIFDTAFMTANTYVSFPEIGEKASLHSHPMSNVFFKFLQENPDFTSVYMGFSDGDFFLISSLRGREAMKKQKHIPDYALWYTQTIGHLPDGTRYELTKYLDKGLCIIGSQSSINVKYDPRNRSWFKNAETTDVAVLSDVYVFALAEEPGLTVSKRFDSEVSGVLGVDLSLANISNFMKKEQVGKECEIIIFENSGELYGYQDLEKLTSSIYWNSDKTIKTVTVSGLKKNVLNSLVRSTKENNINDFQTQHLVVDDVSYISLIDPLPTEYGKKLFLAIAVPERFFTGPIAIIGKQTLLVSLGILIIFLPIIFIAAKRLSLPLKILTEEVKKIQDFKLETPIMIKSNIIEIRDLSNATETMRETLNAFGSYIPRPLVESMIVNKITPKLGGRRQRLTIMFTDIQDFTSISENMSPEKLMRSITSYLKTMGQAVLNNDGTIDKYIGDSIMAFWNAPVANTLHAQLSCLAALQCRDLLKKFNSECKNNNEPVLLTRFGIHTGDAIVGNIGSSDRMDYTAIGASVNIASRLEGLNKFFGTEILVSETTMKETGDIFQFRFAGKVVPKGTSVALGVYELLGTRCDSSKEFEPYAVAPLVVTQVNEWEFAFAALLRGEFYKSASALSSYIEKYGPDSLVNYYLTLAQKYVSNPPDESWLGEIVFDAK
- a CDS encoding ABC transporter substrate-binding protein, translated to MQNKKRFFRTFYAIRMVTICILLTCSLAKTSYASTSIVFWTTEIEPSRQAVIKYLAQAFMIFNPDISISIRGVEENNIAKVLKQAIKSHESPDVISCASDLIISFCYNGWMNCPGTKLVINNIGKNIFFPGALNKLQLSNKEYCGIPFNGWVQGIWYRRDWFKKNGLDPPDSWENILKAAKTLHKPEIGQYGILIGTRSDAYAEQIFTHLALSAGVKEFSKNGEVTFDSPETVKTLKFYKELSSYSPPGPQWWRGRDYYLQGKLAMMFYSTFIMDDLAIPSIAANSLTGDNFNELTGAEYDYSLLKNTGMISSIKGTRKAGFGVVHALGLLKSGNRNKEAAAARFVNFLFRKDAYITWLHMVPGGMLPVLKGITEDDAFYRDAQGVFHKYSRQRAKAIVSGFDSLKSFSFTDGVLIPKAAHSSAECIIMNMVDEALNKNIPIKQAVSNAALKMKKISAAR
- a CDS encoding LexA family transcriptional regulator, whose product is MSKWFDESLERIKKATGTRTQVQLAEILNIRQSSISDAKRRSSIPAEWYVKLYRTHGLNPEWLSDGIEPVYLKPDKGKIAADTILSETTAQYGQIQSRGRIVPVSSMAGEDVSADTWKPQQISELNIPETFYRTSLIVLKVEGSSMEPAIRRDAFAGIDDTQRRLMAGDIYAVHVPHQGVVIRRVFFDPENSRFILRPEDDKHPEQYIAVEDQEKYVVGRVIWVMQDV
- a CDS encoding sensor histidine kinase; protein product: MENIKKSADVYSDKLADMLGEGVHLSADISPERLLSIKRRIHEKLDDYKDYSFSATEKRALMIFFDLAQEFDTLEDFFAVCTAVPKFLFDYECRLYLAIGPDEFVPVGRTETKGPVCTSIPLEKTYKSGHLFVPIRGNIELVDQLPFKPAGEVIGCFELYEIKNLYPHQSLFFEKYVNRVGFQLHSKLMRRKGQEHLGFVRNLVKDVGHNVIVPNMYFKLFYNRLRDRIENIRLLELEIDKMTPEQIRSSLELMYLGLVSQFNEIHSHYEQTSLFLETLLRRQHFEEGRYIVEKRPCNLLKQIIEPQLERYRSRFEDRGIRLDVSMGGVPDQEVRIIADIGLISQVYANLFSNAVKYTRKATIGDGREDKFTAYGWDIIPDYFKNGWDGLKLNVFTTGTHLPECDREKLFQAGFRSANVGNEYGSGHGLFFVRQVVELHGGEVGYEPHDGGNNFYFILPFGDH